Proteins encoded together in one Ciona intestinalis chromosome 1, KH, whole genome shotgun sequence window:
- the LOC100176146 gene encoding mitochondrial pyruvate carrier 2-like, giving the protein MAVALRRLLHRWDGKIQSRLSPALRSKWNHPAGPKTIHFWCPVCKWGLVFAGMSDLARPAETLSLNQSLSLGVTGTIWARYCLVIIPKNYFLCSCNVFLGLTGFLQTARVLKYQSELANKNQDEA; this is encoded by the exons ATGGCTGTGGCATTAAGAAGACTCCTACATAGGTGGGATGGTAAAATACAATCACGTCTGTCACCCGCATTACGTAGCAAGTGGAATCACCCTGCAg GGCCGAAGACAATACACTTCTGGTGTCCAGTGTGCAAATGG GGACTTGTGTTTGCTGGCATGTCTGATCTTGCCAGACCGGCTGAAACTCTTAGTTTGAATCAATCCCTTTCATTGGGGGTCACTGGAACTATATGGGCTCGATATTGTTTGGTTATCATTCcgaaaaactattttctctGTTCCTGCAACGTTTTTCTTGGTTTGACAGGTTTTCTTCAAACTGCCCGTGTTTTGAA ATATCAATCTGAGCTTGCAAACAAGAATCAGGATGAAGCATAA